Within Paracoccus jeotgali, the genomic segment GGCGACGCAGATGGCAATCCCATCGACCCCAGTCCCGAGGCCATCGACGCGCTCCTCGACATCTGGCCGATCTTCGAGGCTTTCCAACTGACCTATGTCTCCAAAGGCTTGCTGCTGGAACAAGAAAAAAACGTCTCCGCGCTCTCGCCGAATGGTCCTTCGGCGGGGGCGAGCGCTACTGCGACGCGTGCGAAGCGACCTGCGAAGGCTGCCCGGCGCGGCTGAACCAACCCATCACATTTGAGGGCTGGCAGGTCTGGGACCTCGTTGGCCGTCTTGGCGGCCAGCTGCGTGTGCTTCCCGGCGCGATTGTCGGCTGGGACATGTCGGCGGCGCTGGCGCTGGCCGATGCTCTCGGCGTGCCACCTGCCGCAGCAGCTGAACTGTTGCCCGTCATCGAAGCGGTGATGGTCGCCAAACTCAACGAACAGATGGATCATTCCAATGGCTGAGAAGCGCGTTTCTGTCCGCCTTGCTGCGGTAGGCGGCCGACAGGTGCGCGCCGAGTTGGAAGGCGTGGGCGAAGCCGGGGCGCGCGGCTTCGGCCGCCTTAGCAGGGAAATGGAAGCGGCCAATACACGGCTCGCGGCGTTTTCCCGCCGTGTCACAGTGGCCGCCGCTGCCGCCGTGGCCGCCGCTGCTGCTGCTGGCGTGGCGATGGTCCGATCCGGGCTGCAGACCGTCGACGCGCAGGCCAAATTGGCTCAGTCTCTCGGGACCACGGTCGCCTCGATCCAGACGTTGGAGCGGGCGGGTGAGTTGGCGGGCGTCTCCATCTCCGGGATTGAGCAGGCGACCAAGGATCTAACACGCCGCCTCAGCCAGGCCGCCGCCGGGACCGGACCCGCTGCCGATGCGCTGGAGCGGCTGGGGCTGTCGGCTGCCGATCTGATTTCCCTGCCGCTGGATCAGCGAGTGGAGGCGATCAACGCCGCCATCGAAAGCTTCGTGCCCGCCGCAGAACGCGCCGCCGTCGCGGGCCAGCTTTTCGGCGAGGAAGGCTCTATCGCAATGTCGCGGATCGACACCGCGACGCTGCGCCAGGCGACAGAGGATGTTCTGGCCTTCGGTGTCGTCGTATCGGAGCAGGATGCCGATCAGATCGAACGGACGAACGATGCGCTCTCGCGGCTCGGTCTGATCTGGCGCGGGCTGTCGAACCAGCTGGCCGTCGCAGCAGCCCCCGCGCTGGAAGCCGTGGCCAACGCCATGGCGGCTGTGGCAAGCCGCACCGGTCCGCTCGGCATCGCGATCCGGGGCCTGTTCGACAACATCGGCCGTCTAACCAACTATGCCGCCACGTTTGTGGCTTTTCTTGCAGGGCGTTGGGTCGCCGGGATGGCGGTTGCTGCCCTGTCGGTCCGTGGGCTCGCCACCGCGCTGGTCCTGCTGCGCGGCGCACTGATCCGCACCGGCATCGGGGCGTTGATCGTCGGCGCGGGCGAACTCGTCTATCAGTTCACCCGCCTCGTGTCTGGCGCGGGCGGATTTGGCGAGGCAATGTTGCTCCTGAAGGACCTCGCCGTCGAGGTCTGGGACCGCATCAAGATGGGGGCTGCGGCGGCGGGCGCTGCCGCCACGGCGATGTTCTTCGATCTGAAGGCCGATGCCGCCTCGGGCATGCAGAGCGCCATCGAGAGCGTCGTGGCTTTTGGCAACACGGCTGCAAACACGTTTGAGGGCGCCTATGAGGCGATCAAGGCCATCTGGGGCATGCTGCCAGCCGCCATCGGCGATCTGGCGTTTCAGGCGGCCAACAGCCTGATCGATGGCGTGGAAGCGATGCTGAACGGCGTCGTCTCGCGGATCAACACGTTCATCGGCGGGATCAACCAGGGGCTGGAGGCGCTCGGCTCCGAACGGCGTATTTCTATCATCTCCGATCTTGATCTGGGTCAGATCGAGAACCGCTTTGAGGGTGCCGCGACGGCCGCGACGACCGCTGCCCAGACTGCCTTTGATCGGGCTTTCGAGGACAACCCGCTCGCCGCACCCGATCTCGGGCTCACCCAAGCGGCCAATACTGCGCTTGCCACCGCAAATACCTATCGCGGTGCCGCGCGCGATCTGGCCGAGGGGGCACGCGCGCCGCTCGCCAGTTGGCAGGCGTTGCGCGATGCGGTGCGGGGCAGCGATGAAGGTAGCGCGGACGCGCTGACCGAGGCGACCAACGCGGCGGCGCGGTTCGAGACAGCCCTTGGCGATGCCGGACAGGCGGCCACGAGTGCGGGCGCAGCGGCCGGGGCTGCTGCCACTGCAGCCGAACCTGACACCGACGCCGCAGTTTCCGGCTGGCAGTCGGTCACCGCAGCGCTCAGCGACTATGCCAGCAAGGCACGCGAGATTGGCGGGGACATCGGCCAAGCGCTGGTCGGCGCATTCCAGTCGGCAGAGAACGCGGTTGGCGAGTTCGTCAAGACCGGCAAGCTGGATTTCCGCGATCTCACCACCTCGCTGCTGGCCGATCTCGCCAAGCTGGCGGCGCGTCGGTTCATCCTCGGGCCGATCGCCAATGCGCTTTCCGGCGCGCTTGGGGGTGCGGGCGGGATTTTCGCGAACATCTTGCATGCAGGCGGCATGGTAGGTGCCTCCGCGCCAGGCAGAATGGTTCCGGCGATGGCCTTTGCGGCTGCGCCCCGGATGCATTCCGGCGGTGTGGCGGGGCTGCGCCACGATGAAGTCCCGGCCATCTTGCAACGCGGCGAGCGCGTGCTGTCTCGCCGCGAAGCTCAGAGCTACGGCGCAGCCGGTGGCGTGAATGTCACCATCATGGCGCGCGACGCCGAAAGCTTCCGACAGTCGCGGACACAGGTCGCGGCCGACATCGCTCGCGCGGTGTCGCTCGGGCGAAGGGGCATGTGATGGCGTTTCACGAAGTCCGGTTTCCCGACAATATCAGCCGGGGTGCGCGCGGCGGGCCCGAGCGGCGGACCCAGATCGTCGAACTCGCTTCTGGCGACGAGGAGCGCAACGCCAGTTGGGCCAATTCGCGTCGCCGCTACGATGTCGCCTATGGCATCCGCCGCGCCGACGATCTGGCGGCCGTGGTTGCCTTTTTCGAGGCGCGCAACGGTCGGCTACATGGGTTCCGCTTCAAGGACTGGGGCGACTACAAGTCCTGCCTGCCTTCGGGCACGCCATCGCCGACGGATCAGTCGATCGGCACCGGCGATGGCACGACGACCGCCTTCCAATTGGTGAAGCGCTACGCGTCCGGCGCACAATCCTGGACGCGCGCCATCGCCAAGCCTGTGACCGCAACTGTTCGCATCGCGCTTGGCGGGGTGGAGCAGCCCTCCGGTTGGTCCGTCGACACAGCGACCGGCGTCATCACCTTCAGCGCCGCGCCGGGCTCCGGTGTCGCGATCACCGCAGGCTTCGAGTTCGACGTGCCCGTCCGCTTCGACACTGACGCGCTCGACGTGACGCTTGATCTCGAGCGGCTGGGCTCGATCACCTCCATTCCACTTCTGGAACTCCGCCGATGAAAAGCATCACCCCCGATCTGCAAGCGCATCTGGGCGACGGGACAACAACGCTATCCTGGTGCTGGCGCATCCTCCGCGCCGACGGCGCGAGTTTTGGCTTCACCGATCACGACCGGACGCTGACGTTCGACGGCACGAACTTCGAGCCGGAAAGCGGGCTGACGGCTTCAGAGGTGCGCTCGGGCTCGGACCTGTCGGTCGATGCGCAGGATGCTGAGGGCGTTCTGACCTCCGACCGGATCACCGAGACCGACATTCTGGATGGCCTCTGGGACAACGCCGAGGTGGAGGTCTGGCGGGTGAACTGGGCGGACACCGGCCAACGCGTGCTGATGCGACGCGGCGCCATCGGCCAGATCCGACGCGGGCGGCTCGCCTTTGTCGCCGAGGTCCGCTCGCTCGCCCATGTGCTCGGCCAGACGGTCGGACGGACGTTTCAGGCGACCTGCGATGCCGCACTCGGCGACGCCCGTTGCGGCATCGATCTGGAGAACTCCGCGTTCAAGAGCACGGGTGGCGTCATTGATCTCCTGCGCGACCGGGCCTTCACAGCCTCAGGGCTCGGCAGTTTTTCGTCCGGCTGGTTCACCTTCGGCACCGTCGAATGGACAAACGGCACGAATGCCGGTCGGCGCGCCGAGATCATCGCACATGACGTGACAGACGGCATCGCAGTGCTGACACTGCTCGAAGCACCAGTGCGGTCTATCGCGGGCGGTGATGCTTTCGCGATCCGCGCAGGTTGCGACAAGCGTATCGAGACCTGCAGCACGACGTTCGCCAACACTGCCAATTTCAGGGGTTTCCCGCACATCCCGGGGCAGGATGCGGTGCTGAGATACGCCACGAAGGATGGCGGGCATGAGGGGACGGTACTTTGAACGCTGATCCCGCACGCGTCATCGCCATCGCGCGCTCTTGGCTGGGCACGCCGTATCACGACCAGGCCAGCCTTCGGAGTGTCGGCTGCGACTGCCTTGGATTGGCCCGCGGCGTCTGGCGCGAAGTCGTCGGGCCAGAGCCGTTCCCAATCCCGCCCTACAGCCGGGACTGGGGCGAAACCGGACCGCGCGAGGTTCTGGCCGAGGGCGCCCGGCTCATGATGCCAGAGATTGCACCCGCTGACGCCGGTCCCGGCGTGCTGGTCCTGTTCCGGATGACGCCCCGCGCCATCGCCAAGCATGTCGGGATCCTCACCGGGCCCGACACCTTCCTCCACGCCTACGAGCGCCTCGGCGTCATCGAGGAACCGCTCACTCAAGCCTGGCGGCGGCGCATCGCCTTCGCTTTCCTGTTCCCGCAACGCTGAGATCATCCCATGGCGACCCTCGTTCTCGGTGCCGCTGGCGCTGCCATTGGCGGCAGCATTGGCGGCGCAATCCTCGGCGTCAGCGCTGCCACCATCGGTGGCTTCATCGGCTCCACCATCGGCTCGGTCGTGGACAGCTGGATCATCTCGTCATTGGCGCCAACCCAGCGGATCGAAGGTGCGCGGATGGACAATCTGCGCATCACCTCGGCCACCGAAGGCGCGGTGATCCCGCGCCTCTATGGCCGCATGCGGATCGGCGGCAATATCGTCTGGGCAACCGATTTCCGCGAGGAGACCAAGACCACCACGCAGGGGGGCGGCAAGGGTGGTGGCGGGGGCGGCAAGGTCAAGACAACCGAATACTTCTACTATGCGAGCTTTGCAGTCGCGCTCTGCGAGGGTCCGATCACCGGCATTGGCCGGATCTGGGCCGATGGGAAACTGCTGGATACCGCCGGGATCACTTGGCGCTGGTATCCGGGAGACGAGAACCAGGCGGCCGATCCGTTCATTGCGGCGAAGATGGGGGCAGTAAGCACACCGGCCTATCGCGGCACGGCCTATGTCGTTTTCGAGGACCTGCCGCTCGGCAACTATGGCAACCGCATCCCGCAGCTAAGTTTTGAGGTGTTCCGCCCGCTTGCCGATCCGGACACGGCGGAGGGGCTGACACAAGCGGTCACCATGATCCCGGCGTCTGGCGAGTTTGCCTATGCCACGCAGGGCATCCGGAAGGGCGGCGGAGGGTCGTCGGAGCCAGAGAACCTGAACGCGCTGACCGACACTGCCGACATGGTGGTCGCTCTGGACCGACTTCAGGCGATGGCCCCGAAAGTCGAGAGCGTATCGCTGGTGGTGGCCTGGTTTGGCGACGATCTGCGCGCGGGCTCATGCAAGGTGCGGCCAGGGGTCGAGGTATCCGCCAAATCGACCACGCCGTCGGCTTGGTCCGTGAATGGCGTCAGCCGCGCCAATGCCTTTCTGGTCAGCCGCGATGATCAGGATCGCCCTGTCTATGGCGGCACGCCCGCCGATTTCGCGGTGGTGCAGGCGATCCAGGAGATGAAGGCGCGTGGGCTGCGCGTCACCTTCTACCCGTTCATCCTGATGGATGTCCCGCCCGGCAACAGCCTGCCGAACCCGTATTCCGACAACGCCGCTGAGACGGGGCAGCCCGCGTTTCCCTGGCGCGGCCGGATCACCTGTTCTCCGGCTGCTGGTTACGCTGGGACGGTGGACAAGACCGCCACGGCCGCCACGCAAATCACGGCGCTGTTCGGTTCGGCCACGCCCGCGAGCTTCAGCGTCTCGGGCAACAGCGTCAGTTGGACCGGATCGCCCGGCGACTGGGGTTTGCGCCGCATGGTGTTGCACTATGCCCATCTCTGCGCGGCAGCGGGCGGGGTCGATGCCTTTCTGATCGGCACCGAGATGCCGGGCCTGACGACCATCCGCTCGGGCGTAACCACCTATCCGGCGGTGCAGGCCTATCGGGACCTTCTTGCGGACGTCCGCTCCATCCTCGGATCGGGTGTGAGCCTTGGCTATGCGGCCGACTGGAGCGAGTATTTCGGGCACCAGCCGGACGACGGCACCGGCGACGTTTTCTTCCACCTCGATCCACTCTGGGCCGATCCGGAGATTGATTTCGCCGGGATCGACAACTACATGCCGCTCTCCGACTGGCGCGACGGGTTCGAGCATACGGACGCGGCTGACGGCTGGCCCGCGATTTACGACCGCGCCTATCTGCAGGCGAACATCGCGGGCGGCGAAGGCTTCGACTGGTTCTATGCCCGCGCGGCTGACCGATCCGCGCAGGTCCGGACCGCGATCACCGACGGTGCCGCCAGTAAGCCATGGGTCTTTCGATACAAGGATCTGAGCGCCTGGTGGTCGAACCCGCACTACAACCGTCCCGGAGGCGTCGAGAGCGGCACGCCGACGGCATGGGTGCCGCAGTCCAAACCGATCTGGTTCACCGAGCTCGGCTGTCCCGCCATCGACCGGGGCACCAACCAGCCGAACGTGTTCTTCGACCCGAAGTCATCCGAGAGCTTCACGCCGCATTTCTCGCGGGGCTGGCGCGACGACGCCATCCAGCGCGCCTATCTCGAGGCGACTTACCTCTGGTGGGGCGTCCCGGCGAACAACCCCTTGTCCTCGGTCTACGGCGGCCGGATGGTGCATGTGCCCGAATGCGCCGCCTGGACCTGGGACGCGCGGCCCTATCCCTTCTTCCCGGCGCTGACCGACGTCTGGACGGACGGCGCGAACTGGCGGCTGGGGCATTGGCTGACCGGAAGGCTGGGAGCGGTGTCGCTCGCAGCGCTCGTCCGGCATCTATGCCTGCGCGCCGGGCTCCCTGAGGACCGGATCGACGTCACCGGCCTCTGGGGCGCGGTAGAGGGCTATGCCATCGGCGCGCTGGAGAGCCCGCGTGCCTCGATCACCACGCTGTCGCGGCATTTCGGCTTCGACGCAGTGGAGACCGAGGGCGCGATCCGCTTCATCATGCGCGGCCGGGCCTCCGTCGCCACCCTCGGGCCTGACGACCTGGTGGCACCCCGCGAGGGTGACGTGCTGGAACTGACACGCGGCCAGGAAACCGAACTGCCGCAGGCGCTCAAATGGCAGGTCGCCCGCGCTGACGAGGACTACGAGGCTGCGCAGGTCGAGGCGCGCCGCATCACCGTGGACACGACGCGGATCGCGTCCGAATCCTTCCCCATGGCGGTGCCGCCCGAGGAGGCCGAGCGCCGCTGCCGCCGCGCGCTGATGGAAGCCTGGACCGGGCGGGAAACGGCGGCGTTCCGTTTGCCGCCGTCGCTGCTGGCGCTCGATCCGGCCGATGTCGTCACATTGGACCATGACGGTCGGCACATCCCGCTGCGGCTGGTCTCCATCGCGGATGCCGAGGCACGCGGGATCGAGGCCGTTCGCCAGGACCGGGAAGCCCACGACCTTCCGCCCGGATCGCCACGCCCGTCCTCGCTCTCGAAAGCCGTTGTGTTCGGCGCACCCGAGCTGGCGCTGCTGGACCTGCCGCAACTGATAGAGGATCAACCCGCGCATCGGCCCTTCGCCGCAGCGCACGCCGTTCCCTGGCCGGGCGAAATGGCGGTGTTCCGCAGTCCCTCTACCGATGGCTTCGAGCTGCTGACGACATTTGGCGGCCGGGCCCGGATCGGAACGCTGGTCTCGGATTTCTTCGCAGGCCCCACCTCGCGCTTCGATCTCGGCAATGCGCTGGTGGTCGACTTGCTGACCGGCACGCTGGAAAGCGTCACGGACCTGACATTGCTCGGCGGCGCGAACGCGCTCGCCATCGAGAGTGCGCCCGGCGTCTGGGAAATCGTGCAGGCGGGCGTTGCGGAACTGATCGCCCCCGGCCGGTATCGGCTCACCCGGTTGCTGCGCGGCCAGCGCGGCACGGAAGCAGCCATGTCCAATCCGGCTCCGGCAGGCGCGCGGGTTGTGGTGCTGGACGACGCTCTCGCCTCATTGCCAATCGCCGAAGCCGATCTCGGGCTGCCATGGAACTGGCGCATCGGCCCGGCAAGCCGCTCTGTCAGCGACGAGACCTACGTTGCGCAAGCCTTCACGCCGGTGGGCGTCGGGCTACGGCCGTTCTCCGTGGCCCATGTGGAGCAGCCATGGCGCAGGCCGCGCACGCCCGGCGATCTGACCATCCGCTGGACACGAAGGTCCCGCGCGCTTTCCGCCGACAGCTGGGGCGCGGCCGACGCGCCACTAGCAGAGGAAACCGAGGCTTACGAGGTCGAACTCCTCGACGGCGCAACGGTCAAGCGCACGCTGACAGCGACCGCGACCAGCGTGGTCTACACGTCCGCCCAGCAGACCGCCGACTGGGGTGCGCTGCTTGGGCCCAGCAACACGCTCGACATCCGCATTTTCCAGATCTCTGCCATGATTGGGCGAGGTGCGGCCAAAACTGTCACGCTCCAACTCTGAGGACCACTATGTACGACACCACGACCAACCTCCTGCTCCCAAACATTCTTGCAGCGCAGGCCCAGAAGCATGTCACCCACAACGAGGCACTGCGCATACTCGACGGGCTGGTTCAGCTTTCCGTCCTCGACCGCGACCTGACCGCGCCGCCCGGCAGCCCCGCCGATGGTGACCGCTACATCGTGGCCAGCGGGGGCACCGGTGACTGGGCGGGGTGGGACCTGAACGTGGCGTTGTTCTCAGACGGCGCATGGCTGCGCCTGCCACCCCGGACTGGCTGGCGCGCATGGGTTGAGGATGAGGACTTGCTGTTGGTCTACGACGGCGCGGCGTGGATCGGCTCAACCCCGGAAGCGCTCCAGAACATGGCACTGGTCGGCGTCGGTACCACTGCCGACGCCTCGAATCCGTTCTCGGCCAAACTCAACGCTGCGCTCTGGACGGCCAAGACCGTGGCCGAGGGTGGCACCGGCGATCTCTTCTACACCATGAACAAGGAGGCCGCGGGCGACGATCTCGGGCTGACGCTCCAGTCGGGCTTCGTGACCAAGGCGCTCGTGGGCCTCTTCGGCTCTGATCGCTTCCGCGTCGCGGTGTCCGCCGACGGCAGCACCTTCTTCGATGGTCTGACCGTCGACAACACGAACGGCATCGTTGATCAGCCGCAACTGCCGCGCTTCAAGGCGTACACGAACTACGACAACTACATGGGCGTTGGGACCTGGACGAAGATCGGTCTGAACAACACCGACTATAACGATCAGGGCGCGTTTGATGCCGCGAACAATTGCTTCGTCGCGCCCGTCGACGGGACTTATCTCTTCGGCGCGACCCTGCTTTACAAGGTCAATTCCAGCACTTCGGCCCGCATGCGCGGTCGGCTCGTGCTGAACGGCGCGACGGAAATCCGGGGCTCCTTCGGCGAGAGCTCCGCCACCCATGTCTCGTTGGCCACCGCGATCTGGCTCCAGACCATGGTGCCACTGACGGCGGGCGATACCGTTGAGCTTCAGGGGTATTTCCGCGCTCAGGATGGGTATTTTGCGGCCGACCACACGTCCTTCTGGGGCTGCAAGGTCGGCTGAGCGGCGGAAGGAGGATCCGATGACACCACCTCGATCTGATCTGGGCTTTGTGCGCATGCCCGACGCCGAGTTTGAGGCAATGTTGGCACGCGCTGCCGAGAAAGGCGCCAAACGCGCGCTCGCCGATGTCGGCCTCGATGGCGAAGAGGCAGCGCTCGATATCCGGGACCTGCGATCCTTGCTCGACTGCATCCGGCTGGTGCGCCGCACCGCAATGCAGACGGCAGTCCGAATAATCACCACCGGCGTGATGTTGGCGCTGCTGGCGGGTATCGCGATCAAGCTCAAGATCTTCGGCGGGGCCCCGTAGCTCCGCCGCATCCCAATCCGTTAGCCCAACCGACCCGCCCATGTGGCGGGTTTTTTCGTTTCTGGAGGATACCATGACTACGACCTTTTACGACCATTGGCACGATGTGCCGGAGAAAGCCTGGCGCTGGACCAACTTCTCGCCTGCCGAAATTGCCTGCCGCGGCACCGGCAAGCTGCTGATCAACGAGCCCGCGCTCGACAAGCTGCAGGCGTTGCGCGACCGTCTGGGGAAACCGCTGATCGTCCGCTCTGCCTATCGCAGCCCGGAGCACAACCGCGCCGTTGGCGGCGCAACCCGCTCGAAGCACATGGAAGGCGCGGCCTTCGATATCGCAATGTCGAACCACGACCCGTTGGCCTTCGAGGCTGCGGCACGAACAGTGGGATTTCTCGGATTCGGCTTCTATCCGCGCTCGGGTTTCATCCATGTTGATCTCGGCCCGGCGCGCCAATGGGGCGAGCGCTTCCCGGTCCGGGCGACCGCATTCGCCGAGGATACGCCGCCCGCGCGCGAGGTTCTGGCTGAAAGCCGCACGATGAAAGGTGGCGGAGCGGCCGGGGTGGCGACGCTGGGCGCGGCGGGGGTCGAAGTCGCACAGAGCGTCCTGTCCGAGACCGGGTCCGCCGTCCTGCCACTGGTGCCATATCTGGACTCGTTGCGCTGGGTGTTCATCGCGGTGGCGCTCGTTGGCATTGCTGTCACGATCTACGCCCGCCTCGATGATTGGAAGCGGGGGCAGCGATGATCACCACCATTCTCGGCGGGATCGCAGCCAGCACATGGGCGCGGGCCATTTTGCGCTACGGTGCCATCGCCGTCGCCATTGTCCTGTTCCTGCTGTCGATCCGCCGCTCCGGCGAGCACGTCGGGCGGATCGCTGAAGTCTCGAAACCACGGAGAAGGCCAATGAAATCCAACGCCAGATGCTGGAGGCTGCAGCTCGCCGTCCTCGTGATCGGTGCGAGCTGGTTGACCGGTTGCGCAACGGCGGGTTTTGAAGCGAACGGCTTGGCGGCATGTCCGCCGGTCGTGGAATACAGCAGGGAGTTACAGGCGCGGGCGGCCGAGGAATTGGCGATGCTGCCGGATCGGTCGGTGGTCGTCGAGATGATGGGTGATTACGCCGTTATTCGAGATCAGGCGCGCGGCTGCAGATAGAGTCAGCGCATCTTGGTCTTCAGCGCAGTCTGCAGAGTATCGATCACTCGGAATGCTTGATATCCTTTTCGCCA encodes:
- a CDS encoding DUF7697 family protein, with the protein product MSAALALADALGVPPAAAAELLPVIEAVMVAKLNEQMDHSNG
- a CDS encoding phage tail tape measure C-terminal domain-containing protein; the protein is MAEKRVSVRLAAVGGRQVRAELEGVGEAGARGFGRLSREMEAANTRLAAFSRRVTVAAAAAVAAAAAAGVAMVRSGLQTVDAQAKLAQSLGTTVASIQTLERAGELAGVSISGIEQATKDLTRRLSQAAAGTGPAADALERLGLSAADLISLPLDQRVEAINAAIESFVPAAERAAVAGQLFGEEGSIAMSRIDTATLRQATEDVLAFGVVVSEQDADQIERTNDALSRLGLIWRGLSNQLAVAAAPALEAVANAMAAVASRTGPLGIAIRGLFDNIGRLTNYAATFVAFLAGRWVAGMAVAALSVRGLATALVLLRGALIRTGIGALIVGAGELVYQFTRLVSGAGGFGEAMLLLKDLAVEVWDRIKMGAAAAGAAATAMFFDLKADAASGMQSAIESVVAFGNTAANTFEGAYEAIKAIWGMLPAAIGDLAFQAANSLIDGVEAMLNGVVSRINTFIGGINQGLEALGSERRISIISDLDLGQIENRFEGAATAATTAAQTAFDRAFEDNPLAAPDLGLTQAANTALATANTYRGAARDLAEGARAPLASWQALRDAVRGSDEGSADALTEATNAAARFETALGDAGQAATSAGAAAGAAATAAEPDTDAAVSGWQSVTAALSDYASKAREIGGDIGQALVGAFQSAENAVGEFVKTGKLDFRDLTTSLLADLAKLAARRFILGPIANALSGALGGAGGIFANILHAGGMVGASAPGRMVPAMAFAAAPRMHSGGVAGLRHDEVPAILQRGERVLSRREAQSYGAAGGVNVTIMARDAESFRQSRTQVAADIARAVSLGRRGM
- a CDS encoding DUF2460 domain-containing protein, coding for MAFHEVRFPDNISRGARGGPERRTQIVELASGDEERNASWANSRRRYDVAYGIRRADDLAAVVAFFEARNGRLHGFRFKDWGDYKSCLPSGTPSPTDQSIGTGDGTTTAFQLVKRYASGAQSWTRAIAKPVTATVRIALGGVEQPSGWSVDTATGVITFSAAPGSGVAITAGFEFDVPVRFDTDALDVTLDLERLGSITSIPLLELRR
- a CDS encoding DUF2163 domain-containing protein, translating into MKSITPDLQAHLGDGTTTLSWCWRILRADGASFGFTDHDRTLTFDGTNFEPESGLTASEVRSGSDLSVDAQDAEGVLTSDRITETDILDGLWDNAEVEVWRVNWADTGQRVLMRRGAIGQIRRGRLAFVAEVRSLAHVLGQTVGRTFQATCDAALGDARCGIDLENSAFKSTGGVIDLLRDRAFTASGLGSFSSGWFTFGTVEWTNGTNAGRRAEIIAHDVTDGIAVLTLLEAPVRSIAGGDAFAIRAGCDKRIETCSTTFANTANFRGFPHIPGQDAVLRYATKDGGHEGTVL
- a CDS encoding NlpC/P60 family protein, giving the protein MNADPARVIAIARSWLGTPYHDQASLRSVGCDCLGLARGVWREVVGPEPFPIPPYSRDWGETGPREVLAEGARLMMPEIAPADAGPGVLVLFRMTPRAIAKHVGILTGPDTFLHAYERLGVIEEPLTQAWRRRIAFAFLFPQR
- a CDS encoding baseplate multidomain protein megatron, with product MATLVLGAAGAAIGGSIGGAILGVSAATIGGFIGSTIGSVVDSWIISSLAPTQRIEGARMDNLRITSATEGAVIPRLYGRMRIGGNIVWATDFREETKTTTQGGGKGGGGGGKVKTTEYFYYASFAVALCEGPITGIGRIWADGKLLDTAGITWRWYPGDENQAADPFIAAKMGAVSTPAYRGTAYVVFEDLPLGNYGNRIPQLSFEVFRPLADPDTAEGLTQAVTMIPASGEFAYATQGIRKGGGGSSEPENLNALTDTADMVVALDRLQAMAPKVESVSLVVAWFGDDLRAGSCKVRPGVEVSAKSTTPSAWSVNGVSRANAFLVSRDDQDRPVYGGTPADFAVVQAIQEMKARGLRVTFYPFILMDVPPGNSLPNPYSDNAAETGQPAFPWRGRITCSPAAGYAGTVDKTATAATQITALFGSATPASFSVSGNSVSWTGSPGDWGLRRMVLHYAHLCAAAGGVDAFLIGTEMPGLTTIRSGVTTYPAVQAYRDLLADVRSILGSGVSLGYAADWSEYFGHQPDDGTGDVFFHLDPLWADPEIDFAGIDNYMPLSDWRDGFEHTDAADGWPAIYDRAYLQANIAGGEGFDWFYARAADRSAQVRTAITDGAASKPWVFRYKDLSAWWSNPHYNRPGGVESGTPTAWVPQSKPIWFTELGCPAIDRGTNQPNVFFDPKSSESFTPHFSRGWRDDAIQRAYLEATYLWWGVPANNPLSSVYGGRMVHVPECAAWTWDARPYPFFPALTDVWTDGANWRLGHWLTGRLGAVSLAALVRHLCLRAGLPEDRIDVTGLWGAVEGYAIGALESPRASITTLSRHFGFDAVETEGAIRFIMRGRASVATLGPDDLVAPREGDVLELTRGQETELPQALKWQVARADEDYEAAQVEARRITVDTTRIASESFPMAVPPEEAERRCRRALMEAWTGRETAAFRLPPSLLALDPADVVTLDHDGRHIPLRLVSIADAEARGIEAVRQDREAHDLPPGSPRPSSLSKAVVFGAPELALLDLPQLIEDQPAHRPFAAAHAVPWPGEMAVFRSPSTDGFELLTTFGGRARIGTLVSDFFAGPTSRFDLGNALVVDLLTGTLESVTDLTLLGGANALAIESAPGVWEIVQAGVAELIAPGRYRLTRLLRGQRGTEAAMSNPAPAGARVVVLDDALASLPIAEADLGLPWNWRIGPASRSVSDETYVAQAFTPVGVGLRPFSVAHVEQPWRRPRTPGDLTIRWTRRSRALSADSWGAADAPLAEETEAYEVELLDGATVKRTLTATATSVVYTSAQQTADWGALLGPSNTLDIRIFQISAMIGRGAAKTVTLQL
- a CDS encoding DUF2793 domain-containing protein, with product MYDTTTNLLLPNILAAQAQKHVTHNEALRILDGLVQLSVLDRDLTAPPGSPADGDRYIVASGGTGDWAGWDLNVALFSDGAWLRLPPRTGWRAWVEDEDLLLVYDGAAWIGSTPEALQNMALVGVGTTADASNPFSAKLNAALWTAKTVAEGGTGDLFYTMNKEAAGDDLGLTLQSGFVTKALVGLFGSDRFRVAVSADGSTFFDGLTVDNTNGIVDQPQLPRFKAYTNYDNYMGVGTWTKIGLNNTDYNDQGAFDAANNCFVAPVDGTYLFGATLLYKVNSSTSARMRGRLVLNGATEIRGSFGESSATHVSLATAIWLQTMVPLTAGDTVELQGYFRAQDGYFAADHTSFWGCKVG
- a CDS encoding DUF6127 family protein, whose protein sequence is MPDAEFEAMLARAAEKGAKRALADVGLDGEEAALDIRDLRSLLDCIRLVRRTAMQTAVRIITTGVMLALLAGIAIKLKIFGGAP
- a CDS encoding YcbK family protein; this encodes MTTTFYDHWHDVPEKAWRWTNFSPAEIACRGTGKLLINEPALDKLQALRDRLGKPLIVRSAYRSPEHNRAVGGATRSKHMEGAAFDIAMSNHDPLAFEAAARTVGFLGFGFYPRSGFIHVDLGPARQWGERFPVRATAFAEDTPPAREVLAESRTMKGGGAAGVATLGAAGVEVAQSVLSETGSAVLPLVPYLDSLRWVFIAVALVGIAVTIYARLDDWKRGQR